The Pocillopora verrucosa isolate sample1 chromosome 2, ASM3666991v2, whole genome shotgun sequence genome has a segment encoding these proteins:
- the LOC131782526 gene encoding protein dispatched homolog 1-like isoform X1, translated as MTGITCQRNTQVRFTKHDTIAVCLAIFLPLTAIVLTMVSILPALGAPPLPDFSNPVKGFEPRGTVLSDQIVTLGNYHRALRSRTLFTQISNTSQSYSEANSGSIQRRRRRSAQQTPSTPFPLLSRIDDDVIFVFEATDSSQSMFEATKLKAACSIENEILSSSSHFSQYCSRIRDTESGQTRCFPNPSLGNYVALLNNRTTCRDITDQDVSYVKNLLLHCHPYFVKQTLKEDCATSNCEGVPANCTKYNAVYNIFQFLTDNEMSPSNGMFLKYTTSFPALYSYDYDSLYKEHLKDGIPEKEGVKLASFKFSSYKLDQFSKKLLAEVIFPALAMIFVFLIMWVFLGSFILTFTGLFCIIYAIGLSYFLYTMVFKIDFFPFLNVTTLVFLVGIGADDAFVYYDIWRQTLAANPCANIMQLTLKTLRYAALSMLVTSLTTASAFFAGVSSSITAIRLFGLFAGTSILTNYLLMITYFPAVVALHEKWVLKYVDGHSSLEGVPAESSDPEKTDSVQNAPVAQDMSQSIAAKLEENSGVKEKKRSFCFLQVIDFPCSSLISATSFFKTISSKMFEDWLPKAVIKLRYVWITLLVCLTAGFLCVNFVKPGLRPPDSKDFQMFASSHPLENYYLNYKSYFRFEQKNRGMWVELLWGIKPEDNGNKFNPDDKGTLQMDENFDKSSLFSPSGQSFLRSLCQSIGEQSFFMAFSSQGQQCPFEKFIETCTSPGTGCCGVNASFPFPAHIAEKCVRETSTYNDTGVLFDEQGKIVGFHLEILTDQSFTTSFTVMDDFWKKVKSWFDKEMAEAPTGLKNGWLGFWNLDFFALQIGLSEGTFSSLGISVAVSFTVMLLTTLNILISIYAIITIIGIISITIGCLVLAGWQLNILESIVVSVAVGLSIDFTMHYGVAYGLAPDKSQRNSRVRYSLKHIGSAITMAALTTFFTGLMMMPATVLAYYQLGQFLMLVMVFSWLYSTFGFLSICSMVGPKNNFGQLSITRIFRKCGLYRTEPVRKIEINTSKTINNEVINLNENVPEKPPPERHDDVTSPLPENPDCA; from the exons ATGACCGGCATAACTTGTCAGAGGAATACCCAAGTCAG ATTTACAAAGCATGACACCATAGCAGTATGCCTGGCTATATTCCTTCCGTTGACTGCCATAGTACTTACAATGGTGTCAATTCTGCCAGCATTAGGGGCTCCACCGTTGCCTGACTTCTCAAATCCTGTCAAG GGCTTTGAGCCAAGAGGCACAGTTTTAAGTGATCAGATTGTGACCCTGGGAAACTACCATCGGGCACTCCGCTCTCGCACTCTTTTTACGCAGATATCCAACACCTCACAATCCTACAGCGAGGCCAACTCTGGTTCCATCCAACGGCGCAGGCGACGATCGGCGCAACAGACTCCTAGTACTCCATTCCCTCTCCTTTCTAGAATCGACGATGacgtaatatttgtttttgagGCTACTGACTCCAGTCAGAGCATGTTTGAAGCAACTAAACTGAAGGCCGCCTGTTCCATTGAGAATGAAATTCTAAGTTCTAGTTCCCATTTCTCTCAATACTGCTCTCGTATTCGTGATACAGAATCTGGTCAAACACGATGTTTCCCAAACCCATCTCTTGGAAATTACGTAGCCCTACTGAATAACCGCACAACATGTCGAGACATAACTGATCAGGATGTTTCATACGTCAAGAATTTGTTACTTCACTGCCACCCTTACTTTGTGAAACAAACTTTAAAGGAGGACTGTGCCACTTCCAACTGTGAGGGCGTCCCGGCTAATTGCACTAAATACAACGCTGTGTATAACATTTTCCAGTTTCTAACAGACAATGAGATGAGTCCATCCAATGGCATGTTTCTGAAATATACTACATCATTCCCAGCATTGTACTCATATGACTATGATAGTTTATACAAAGAACATTTAAAAGATGGAATTCCCGAAAAAGAAGGGGTAAAATTAGCATCTTTCAAGTTCTCCAGCTATAAGTTAGACCAATTCAGTAAGAAGCTTCTTGCTGAAGTCATATTCCCTGCTCTTgctatgatttttgtttttcttattatgTGGGTTTTCTTGGGTTCTTTCATTCTCACTTTCACTGGCCTTTTTTGCATTATTTATGCAATTGgtctttcatattttctttacacAATGGTCTTCAAAATAGACTTCTTTCCATTTCTGAACGTTACCACGCTGGTGTTTTTGGTGGGCATTGGAGCAGATGATGCTTTTGTGTACTACGACATATGGAGACAGACACTTGCTGCTAACCCTTGTGCAAACATCATGCAGCTGACATTGAAGACCTTGCGTTATGCTGCCCTCTCCATGCTTGTCACAAGCTTGACAACAGCATCAGCATTTTTCGCAGGAGTATCTTCCTCCATCACCGCCATTAGGTTGTTTGGACTGTTTGCTGGTACATCCATCTTGACAAATTACCTGCTGATGATAACATATTTCCCAGCTGTTGTGGCTTTGCATGAGAAGTGGGTGTTGAAGTACGTAGATGGACATTCAAGCTTGGAGGGGGTCCCAGCGGAATCAAGTGATCCCGAGAAGACTGACTCGGTTCAGAATGCACCTGTAGCACAGGATATGTCACAAAGTATCGCCGCTAAATTAGAGGAAAATAGTGGtgtcaaagaaaagaaacgaagcttttgttttttgcaagTCATAGACTTTCCATGTTCTTCGTTAATATCAGCCAcaagttttttcaaaacaatcagCTCAAAAATGTTCGAAGATTGGTTGCCAAAAGCAGTGATCAAGTTACGTTATGTATGGATTACCCTGTTAGTGTGTCTTACAGCTGGATTTCTGTGCGTTAATTTTGTTAAACCAGGTCTGCGGCCACCAGACTCCAAGGATTTCCAAATGTTTGCTTCATCGCATCCATTGGAAAACTATTACTTAAACTATAAAAGCTACTTCagatttgaacaaaaaaatcgaGGCATGTGGGTAGAATTACTCTGGGGAATAAAACCTGAAGATAATGGTAATAAATTCAACCCAGATGACAAAGGAACTCTTCAAATGGATGAAAACTTTGATAAATCGAGTCTTTTCAGTCCATCAGGCCAAAGTTTCCTTCGTTCCTTGTGTCAGTCCATCGGAGAACAATCTTTTTTCATGGCATTCAGCTCACAGGGTCAGCAGTGCCCCTtcgaaaaatttattgaaacttGTACCTCTCCAGGCACAGGATGTTGTGGGGTCAATGCTTCTTTTCCATTTCCAGCTCATATCGCAGAGAAATGTGTGAGAGAAACTTCTACCTATAATGACACAGGTGTTTTGTTTGATGAACAGGGAAAAATAGTtggttttcatttggaaatacTCACAGATCAATCATTTACCACCAGCTTTACCGTTATGGACGACTTCTGGAAGAAAGTGAAATCTTGGTTTGACAAAGAAATGGCTGAAGCTCCAACAGGACTGAAGAATGGGTGGTTAGGATTCTGGAACCTCGATTTCTTCGCTCTTCAGATTGGATTGTCTGAAGGAACGTTTTCTTCGCTGGGAATCTCAGTTGCTGTGTCATTTACAGTCATGCTGCTTACAACCCTCAACATCTTAATCAGCATCTACGCAATCATTACCATCATTGGAATTATTTCCATAACCATTGGGTGTCTTGTGCTGGCTGGCTGGCAATTGAATATTTTAGAGTCCATTGTGGTGTCAGTTGCAGTGGGTCTGTCCATTGACTTCACAATGCATTATGGTGTGGCTTACGGACTTGCACCAGACAAAAGTCAGAGAAATAGCAGGGTGCGTTACTCTTTGAAGCACATTGGATCTGCCATAACAATGGCCGCTCTTACAACGTTTTTCACAG GTTTGATGATGATGCCAGCTACAGTCTTGGCATACTATCAGCTTGGACAATTCTTGATGCTGGTTATGGTCTTTAGCTGGCTCTATTCCACGTTTGGCTTCCTGTCAATCTGCTCAATGGTTGGCCCAAAGAACAATTTTGGACAGTTAAGCATCACTCGTATCTTCAGGAAGTGTGGACTTTACAGAACCGAACCAGTGCGCAAAATCGAAATTAATACAAGTAAAACCATAAATAACGAGGTTATAAACTTGAATGAGAATGTCCCCGAAAAGCCGCCACCAGAGAGGCATGATGACGTCACCTCCCCCTTGCCTGAAAATCCAGATTGTGCGTAG
- the LOC131782526 gene encoding protein dispatched homolog 1-like isoform X3, which produces MVSILPALGAPPLPDFSNPVKGFEPRGTVLSDQIVTLGNYHRALRSRTLFTQISNTSQSYSEANSGSIQRRRRRSAQQTPSTPFPLLSRIDDDVIFVFEATDSSQSMFEATKLKAACSIENEILSSSSHFSQYCSRIRDTESGQTRCFPNPSLGNYVALLNNRTTCRDITDQDVSYVKNLLLHCHPYFVKQTLKEDCATSNCEGVPANCTKYNAVYNIFQFLTDNEMSPSNGMFLKYTTSFPALYSYDYDSLYKEHLKDGIPEKEGVKLASFKFSSYKLDQFSKKLLAEVIFPALAMIFVFLIMWVFLGSFILTFTGLFCIIYAIGLSYFLYTMVFKIDFFPFLNVTTLVFLVGIGADDAFVYYDIWRQTLAANPCANIMQLTLKTLRYAALSMLVTSLTTASAFFAGVSSSITAIRLFGLFAGTSILTNYLLMITYFPAVVALHEKWVLKYVDGHSSLEGVPAESSDPEKTDSVQNAPVAQDMSQSIAAKLEENSGVKEKKRSFCFLQVIDFPCSSLISATSFFKTISSKMFEDWLPKAVIKLRYVWITLLVCLTAGFLCVNFVKPGLRPPDSKDFQMFASSHPLENYYLNYKSYFRFEQKNRGMWVELLWGIKPEDNGNKFNPDDKGTLQMDENFDKSSLFSPSGQSFLRSLCQSIGEQSFFMAFSSQGQQCPFEKFIETCTSPGTGCCGVNASFPFPAHIAEKCVRETSTYNDTGVLFDEQGKIVGFHLEILTDQSFTTSFTVMDDFWKKVKSWFDKEMAEAPTGLKNGWLGFWNLDFFALQIGLSEGTFSSLGISVAVSFTVMLLTTLNILISIYAIITIIGIISITIGCLVLAGWQLNILESIVVSVAVGLSIDFTMHYGVAYGLAPDKSQRNSRVRYSLKHIGSAITMAALTTFFTGLMMMPATVLAYYQLGQFLMLVMVFSWLYSTFGFLSICSMVGPKNNFGQLSITRIFRKCGLYRTEPVRKIEINTSKTINNEVINLNENVPEKPPPERHDDVTSPLPENPDCA; this is translated from the exons ATGGTGTCAATTCTGCCAGCATTAGGGGCTCCACCGTTGCCTGACTTCTCAAATCCTGTCAAG GGCTTTGAGCCAAGAGGCACAGTTTTAAGTGATCAGATTGTGACCCTGGGAAACTACCATCGGGCACTCCGCTCTCGCACTCTTTTTACGCAGATATCCAACACCTCACAATCCTACAGCGAGGCCAACTCTGGTTCCATCCAACGGCGCAGGCGACGATCGGCGCAACAGACTCCTAGTACTCCATTCCCTCTCCTTTCTAGAATCGACGATGacgtaatatttgtttttgagGCTACTGACTCCAGTCAGAGCATGTTTGAAGCAACTAAACTGAAGGCCGCCTGTTCCATTGAGAATGAAATTCTAAGTTCTAGTTCCCATTTCTCTCAATACTGCTCTCGTATTCGTGATACAGAATCTGGTCAAACACGATGTTTCCCAAACCCATCTCTTGGAAATTACGTAGCCCTACTGAATAACCGCACAACATGTCGAGACATAACTGATCAGGATGTTTCATACGTCAAGAATTTGTTACTTCACTGCCACCCTTACTTTGTGAAACAAACTTTAAAGGAGGACTGTGCCACTTCCAACTGTGAGGGCGTCCCGGCTAATTGCACTAAATACAACGCTGTGTATAACATTTTCCAGTTTCTAACAGACAATGAGATGAGTCCATCCAATGGCATGTTTCTGAAATATACTACATCATTCCCAGCATTGTACTCATATGACTATGATAGTTTATACAAAGAACATTTAAAAGATGGAATTCCCGAAAAAGAAGGGGTAAAATTAGCATCTTTCAAGTTCTCCAGCTATAAGTTAGACCAATTCAGTAAGAAGCTTCTTGCTGAAGTCATATTCCCTGCTCTTgctatgatttttgtttttcttattatgTGGGTTTTCTTGGGTTCTTTCATTCTCACTTTCACTGGCCTTTTTTGCATTATTTATGCAATTGgtctttcatattttctttacacAATGGTCTTCAAAATAGACTTCTTTCCATTTCTGAACGTTACCACGCTGGTGTTTTTGGTGGGCATTGGAGCAGATGATGCTTTTGTGTACTACGACATATGGAGACAGACACTTGCTGCTAACCCTTGTGCAAACATCATGCAGCTGACATTGAAGACCTTGCGTTATGCTGCCCTCTCCATGCTTGTCACAAGCTTGACAACAGCATCAGCATTTTTCGCAGGAGTATCTTCCTCCATCACCGCCATTAGGTTGTTTGGACTGTTTGCTGGTACATCCATCTTGACAAATTACCTGCTGATGATAACATATTTCCCAGCTGTTGTGGCTTTGCATGAGAAGTGGGTGTTGAAGTACGTAGATGGACATTCAAGCTTGGAGGGGGTCCCAGCGGAATCAAGTGATCCCGAGAAGACTGACTCGGTTCAGAATGCACCTGTAGCACAGGATATGTCACAAAGTATCGCCGCTAAATTAGAGGAAAATAGTGGtgtcaaagaaaagaaacgaagcttttgttttttgcaagTCATAGACTTTCCATGTTCTTCGTTAATATCAGCCAcaagttttttcaaaacaatcagCTCAAAAATGTTCGAAGATTGGTTGCCAAAAGCAGTGATCAAGTTACGTTATGTATGGATTACCCTGTTAGTGTGTCTTACAGCTGGATTTCTGTGCGTTAATTTTGTTAAACCAGGTCTGCGGCCACCAGACTCCAAGGATTTCCAAATGTTTGCTTCATCGCATCCATTGGAAAACTATTACTTAAACTATAAAAGCTACTTCagatttgaacaaaaaaatcgaGGCATGTGGGTAGAATTACTCTGGGGAATAAAACCTGAAGATAATGGTAATAAATTCAACCCAGATGACAAAGGAACTCTTCAAATGGATGAAAACTTTGATAAATCGAGTCTTTTCAGTCCATCAGGCCAAAGTTTCCTTCGTTCCTTGTGTCAGTCCATCGGAGAACAATCTTTTTTCATGGCATTCAGCTCACAGGGTCAGCAGTGCCCCTtcgaaaaatttattgaaacttGTACCTCTCCAGGCACAGGATGTTGTGGGGTCAATGCTTCTTTTCCATTTCCAGCTCATATCGCAGAGAAATGTGTGAGAGAAACTTCTACCTATAATGACACAGGTGTTTTGTTTGATGAACAGGGAAAAATAGTtggttttcatttggaaatacTCACAGATCAATCATTTACCACCAGCTTTACCGTTATGGACGACTTCTGGAAGAAAGTGAAATCTTGGTTTGACAAAGAAATGGCTGAAGCTCCAACAGGACTGAAGAATGGGTGGTTAGGATTCTGGAACCTCGATTTCTTCGCTCTTCAGATTGGATTGTCTGAAGGAACGTTTTCTTCGCTGGGAATCTCAGTTGCTGTGTCATTTACAGTCATGCTGCTTACAACCCTCAACATCTTAATCAGCATCTACGCAATCATTACCATCATTGGAATTATTTCCATAACCATTGGGTGTCTTGTGCTGGCTGGCTGGCAATTGAATATTTTAGAGTCCATTGTGGTGTCAGTTGCAGTGGGTCTGTCCATTGACTTCACAATGCATTATGGTGTGGCTTACGGACTTGCACCAGACAAAAGTCAGAGAAATAGCAGGGTGCGTTACTCTTTGAAGCACATTGGATCTGCCATAACAATGGCCGCTCTTACAACGTTTTTCACAG GTTTGATGATGATGCCAGCTACAGTCTTGGCATACTATCAGCTTGGACAATTCTTGATGCTGGTTATGGTCTTTAGCTGGCTCTATTCCACGTTTGGCTTCCTGTCAATCTGCTCAATGGTTGGCCCAAAGAACAATTTTGGACAGTTAAGCATCACTCGTATCTTCAGGAAGTGTGGACTTTACAGAACCGAACCAGTGCGCAAAATCGAAATTAATACAAGTAAAACCATAAATAACGAGGTTATAAACTTGAATGAGAATGTCCCCGAAAAGCCGCCACCAGAGAGGCATGATGACGTCACCTCCCCCTTGCCTGAAAATCCAGATTGTGCGTAG
- the LOC131782526 gene encoding protein dispatched homolog 1-like isoform X2 translates to MSFARFTKHDTIAVCLAIFLPLTAIVLTMVSILPALGAPPLPDFSNPVKGFEPRGTVLSDQIVTLGNYHRALRSRTLFTQISNTSQSYSEANSGSIQRRRRRSAQQTPSTPFPLLSRIDDDVIFVFEATDSSQSMFEATKLKAACSIENEILSSSSHFSQYCSRIRDTESGQTRCFPNPSLGNYVALLNNRTTCRDITDQDVSYVKNLLLHCHPYFVKQTLKEDCATSNCEGVPANCTKYNAVYNIFQFLTDNEMSPSNGMFLKYTTSFPALYSYDYDSLYKEHLKDGIPEKEGVKLASFKFSSYKLDQFSKKLLAEVIFPALAMIFVFLIMWVFLGSFILTFTGLFCIIYAIGLSYFLYTMVFKIDFFPFLNVTTLVFLVGIGADDAFVYYDIWRQTLAANPCANIMQLTLKTLRYAALSMLVTSLTTASAFFAGVSSSITAIRLFGLFAGTSILTNYLLMITYFPAVVALHEKWVLKYVDGHSSLEGVPAESSDPEKTDSVQNAPVAQDMSQSIAAKLEENSGVKEKKRSFCFLQVIDFPCSSLISATSFFKTISSKMFEDWLPKAVIKLRYVWITLLVCLTAGFLCVNFVKPGLRPPDSKDFQMFASSHPLENYYLNYKSYFRFEQKNRGMWVELLWGIKPEDNGNKFNPDDKGTLQMDENFDKSSLFSPSGQSFLRSLCQSIGEQSFFMAFSSQGQQCPFEKFIETCTSPGTGCCGVNASFPFPAHIAEKCVRETSTYNDTGVLFDEQGKIVGFHLEILTDQSFTTSFTVMDDFWKKVKSWFDKEMAEAPTGLKNGWLGFWNLDFFALQIGLSEGTFSSLGISVAVSFTVMLLTTLNILISIYAIITIIGIISITIGCLVLAGWQLNILESIVVSVAVGLSIDFTMHYGVAYGLAPDKSQRNSRVRYSLKHIGSAITMAALTTFFTGLMMMPATVLAYYQLGQFLMLVMVFSWLYSTFGFLSICSMVGPKNNFGQLSITRIFRKCGLYRTEPVRKIEINTSKTINNEVINLNENVPEKPPPERHDDVTSPLPENPDCA, encoded by the exons ATGTCATTTGCCAG ATTTACAAAGCATGACACCATAGCAGTATGCCTGGCTATATTCCTTCCGTTGACTGCCATAGTACTTACAATGGTGTCAATTCTGCCAGCATTAGGGGCTCCACCGTTGCCTGACTTCTCAAATCCTGTCAAG GGCTTTGAGCCAAGAGGCACAGTTTTAAGTGATCAGATTGTGACCCTGGGAAACTACCATCGGGCACTCCGCTCTCGCACTCTTTTTACGCAGATATCCAACACCTCACAATCCTACAGCGAGGCCAACTCTGGTTCCATCCAACGGCGCAGGCGACGATCGGCGCAACAGACTCCTAGTACTCCATTCCCTCTCCTTTCTAGAATCGACGATGacgtaatatttgtttttgagGCTACTGACTCCAGTCAGAGCATGTTTGAAGCAACTAAACTGAAGGCCGCCTGTTCCATTGAGAATGAAATTCTAAGTTCTAGTTCCCATTTCTCTCAATACTGCTCTCGTATTCGTGATACAGAATCTGGTCAAACACGATGTTTCCCAAACCCATCTCTTGGAAATTACGTAGCCCTACTGAATAACCGCACAACATGTCGAGACATAACTGATCAGGATGTTTCATACGTCAAGAATTTGTTACTTCACTGCCACCCTTACTTTGTGAAACAAACTTTAAAGGAGGACTGTGCCACTTCCAACTGTGAGGGCGTCCCGGCTAATTGCACTAAATACAACGCTGTGTATAACATTTTCCAGTTTCTAACAGACAATGAGATGAGTCCATCCAATGGCATGTTTCTGAAATATACTACATCATTCCCAGCATTGTACTCATATGACTATGATAGTTTATACAAAGAACATTTAAAAGATGGAATTCCCGAAAAAGAAGGGGTAAAATTAGCATCTTTCAAGTTCTCCAGCTATAAGTTAGACCAATTCAGTAAGAAGCTTCTTGCTGAAGTCATATTCCCTGCTCTTgctatgatttttgtttttcttattatgTGGGTTTTCTTGGGTTCTTTCATTCTCACTTTCACTGGCCTTTTTTGCATTATTTATGCAATTGgtctttcatattttctttacacAATGGTCTTCAAAATAGACTTCTTTCCATTTCTGAACGTTACCACGCTGGTGTTTTTGGTGGGCATTGGAGCAGATGATGCTTTTGTGTACTACGACATATGGAGACAGACACTTGCTGCTAACCCTTGTGCAAACATCATGCAGCTGACATTGAAGACCTTGCGTTATGCTGCCCTCTCCATGCTTGTCACAAGCTTGACAACAGCATCAGCATTTTTCGCAGGAGTATCTTCCTCCATCACCGCCATTAGGTTGTTTGGACTGTTTGCTGGTACATCCATCTTGACAAATTACCTGCTGATGATAACATATTTCCCAGCTGTTGTGGCTTTGCATGAGAAGTGGGTGTTGAAGTACGTAGATGGACATTCAAGCTTGGAGGGGGTCCCAGCGGAATCAAGTGATCCCGAGAAGACTGACTCGGTTCAGAATGCACCTGTAGCACAGGATATGTCACAAAGTATCGCCGCTAAATTAGAGGAAAATAGTGGtgtcaaagaaaagaaacgaagcttttgttttttgcaagTCATAGACTTTCCATGTTCTTCGTTAATATCAGCCAcaagttttttcaaaacaatcagCTCAAAAATGTTCGAAGATTGGTTGCCAAAAGCAGTGATCAAGTTACGTTATGTATGGATTACCCTGTTAGTGTGTCTTACAGCTGGATTTCTGTGCGTTAATTTTGTTAAACCAGGTCTGCGGCCACCAGACTCCAAGGATTTCCAAATGTTTGCTTCATCGCATCCATTGGAAAACTATTACTTAAACTATAAAAGCTACTTCagatttgaacaaaaaaatcgaGGCATGTGGGTAGAATTACTCTGGGGAATAAAACCTGAAGATAATGGTAATAAATTCAACCCAGATGACAAAGGAACTCTTCAAATGGATGAAAACTTTGATAAATCGAGTCTTTTCAGTCCATCAGGCCAAAGTTTCCTTCGTTCCTTGTGTCAGTCCATCGGAGAACAATCTTTTTTCATGGCATTCAGCTCACAGGGTCAGCAGTGCCCCTtcgaaaaatttattgaaacttGTACCTCTCCAGGCACAGGATGTTGTGGGGTCAATGCTTCTTTTCCATTTCCAGCTCATATCGCAGAGAAATGTGTGAGAGAAACTTCTACCTATAATGACACAGGTGTTTTGTTTGATGAACAGGGAAAAATAGTtggttttcatttggaaatacTCACAGATCAATCATTTACCACCAGCTTTACCGTTATGGACGACTTCTGGAAGAAAGTGAAATCTTGGTTTGACAAAGAAATGGCTGAAGCTCCAACAGGACTGAAGAATGGGTGGTTAGGATTCTGGAACCTCGATTTCTTCGCTCTTCAGATTGGATTGTCTGAAGGAACGTTTTCTTCGCTGGGAATCTCAGTTGCTGTGTCATTTACAGTCATGCTGCTTACAACCCTCAACATCTTAATCAGCATCTACGCAATCATTACCATCATTGGAATTATTTCCATAACCATTGGGTGTCTTGTGCTGGCTGGCTGGCAATTGAATATTTTAGAGTCCATTGTGGTGTCAGTTGCAGTGGGTCTGTCCATTGACTTCACAATGCATTATGGTGTGGCTTACGGACTTGCACCAGACAAAAGTCAGAGAAATAGCAGGGTGCGTTACTCTTTGAAGCACATTGGATCTGCCATAACAATGGCCGCTCTTACAACGTTTTTCACAG GTTTGATGATGATGCCAGCTACAGTCTTGGCATACTATCAGCTTGGACAATTCTTGATGCTGGTTATGGTCTTTAGCTGGCTCTATTCCACGTTTGGCTTCCTGTCAATCTGCTCAATGGTTGGCCCAAAGAACAATTTTGGACAGTTAAGCATCACTCGTATCTTCAGGAAGTGTGGACTTTACAGAACCGAACCAGTGCGCAAAATCGAAATTAATACAAGTAAAACCATAAATAACGAGGTTATAAACTTGAATGAGAATGTCCCCGAAAAGCCGCCACCAGAGAGGCATGATGACGTCACCTCCCCCTTGCCTGAAAATCCAGATTGTGCGTAG